A section of the Oreochromis niloticus isolate F11D_XX linkage group LG9, O_niloticus_UMD_NMBU, whole genome shotgun sequence genome encodes:
- the zfand1 gene encoding AN1-type zinc finger protein 1: MAELDIGKHCQVDSCNLKDFLPFVCDSCGGVFCLEHRSRDRHSCSKESVKRESGTAGGTTSYPCSFEDCKGKELLPVICPQCEKHFCLAHRHQDDHKCEKLEVQKPRMQATKELVQKIVESKDGSKSKGRRGAKNSATAAKVALMKLKLHAAGDKGLPQTERTYFQVYLPKEFKDSSKPMFFCSKWSVGKVVDYAASLAGLKNNNNVLTAKKLRLCHPQTGEAFQMDDTLLSLLAHPETPLYNGGNVILEYLDNECTVLNDISDYITQN; encoded by the exons ATGGCTGAATTAGACATCGGGAAGCATTGCCAGGTTGATTCCTGCAATCTGAAAG ACTTTCTGCCATTTGTTTGTGATTCCTGCGGTGGTGTTTTCTG TCTCGAGCACAGAAGCAGAGATAGACACTCATGTTCAAAG gaGTCAGTAAAAAGGGAATCCGGGACAGCGGGTGGAACTACAAGTTATCCGTGCTCATTTGAAGACTGCAAGGGAAAAGAATTGTTACCAGTTATATGTCCGCAGTGTGAAAAGCATTTCTGTTTGGC CCACCGTCATCAAGATGATCACAAGTGTGAGAAGCTGGAAGTCCAAAAGCCTCGAATGCAAGCCACCAAAGAGCTGGTGCAGAAGATTGTAG AGTCAAAAGATGGATCCAAAAGTAAAGGGCGCAGAGGAGCAAAGAACAGTGCAACCGCAGCAAAGGTGGCACTGATGAAGCTGAAGTTGCATGCTGCAGGAGACAAGGGGCTGCCGCAG ACAGAGAGAACCTACTTTCAGGTCTATCTTCCTAAAGAATTTAAAGACTCCAGCAAGCCCATGTTCTTCTGTTCCAAATGGAGCGTGGGGAAAGTGGTGGATTATGCAGCCTCTTTGGCTGGCCTCAAGAACAACAATAACGTGCTGACAGCTAAG AAGCTGCGGTTATGTCATCCTCAGACAGGCGAGGCTTTTCAGATGGATGACACCCTGCTCTCTCTGTTGGCTCACCCAGAAACTCCTCTGTATAATGGGGGAAATGTGATTCTGGAGTATCTGGACAATGAGTGCACAGTCCTGAATGATATTTCTGACTATATCACACAGAACTGA
- the chmp4c gene encoding charged multivesicular body protein 4c, with protein MSKISNLFKGGSKHKSKGGPSAQEAIHKLRETEEMLTKKQDYLEKRIEQELAIAKKHGTKNKRAALQALKRKKRLEQQLTQIDGTLSTIEFQREALENSHTNTEVLKNMGYAAKAMKKIHENTDLGKIDDLMADITEQQDVAQEISDAISRPFGETFDEDELLAELEELEQEDTDESMGELPSVPSSKLPSSRSNERATTRRKVEEEDNMRMLASWGT; from the exons atgAGCAAAatctccaatttgttcaagggGGGCTCGAAACACAAGTCGAAGGGAGGCCCTTCGGCCCAGGAGGCCATCCACAAACTCCGGGAAACAGAAGAAATGCTGACAAAGAAGCAGGACTACCTGGAAAAGAGGATAGAGCAAGAACTTGCAATAGCCAAGAAGCACGGCACGAAGAACAAGAGGg CTGCCCTGCAGGCCTTGAAGAGGAAAAAGCGTTTGGAGCAGCAGCTCACCCAGATTGATGGCACACTCTCCACCATCGAGTTTCAGAGGGAAGCTCTGGAGAACTCGCACACCAACACGGAGGTCCTGAAGAACATGGGCTATGCTGCCAAGGCCATGAAGAAGATCCATGAGAACAC GGATTTGGGGAAGATCGATGATCTGATGGCAGATATCACCGAGCAGCAGGACGTGGCCCAGGAAATCAGTGATGCTATCTCCAGACCTTTTGGGGAAACATTTGATGAG GATGAACTGTTGGCTGAGCTGGAGGAGCTAGAGCAGGAGGACACTGATGAAAGTATGGGCGAACTGCCCAGCGTTCCCAGCTCCAAACTGCCTTCATCAAGATCCAATGAGCGCGCAA CAACCAGGAGAAAGGTTGAAGAGGAAGACAACATGCGGATGCTGGCATCGTGGGGAACTTAA
- the gimap4 gene encoding GTPase IMAP family member 4 isoform X1 — protein sequence MEANKPLQTSAGQTSGPDEVARKAGAEAKEANRLDEVRLVVLGWRWPGKSLTGNTILGREEFHLERAAEFCVTRQTEVQGRQVTVVDTPGWFSSQDTPPSYKQELVRGASLCPPGPHAFLLVIPVGMFTEVDRARVEEHVSLFGEDVWRHTIVVFTWAEVLKKISIERYIRREGKDLQWVLEKCKRRYFVINNCEFGENPQVGHLIEKVEKMVAKEGGHYNPEVVKEKKPVDENRNSSKEAEELGAQPKQNSEVGLSKAREVEALSSLSDVYCQQSFLQRR from the exons ATGGAAGCGAATAAACCACTTCAGACCTCAG CTGGACAAACCTCTGGACCAGACGAGGTGGCCAGAAAGGCAGGAGCTGAAGCCAAGGAGGCCAACCGCCTGGATGAAGTTCGTCTGGTGGTGTTGGGATGGAGGTGGCCGGGGAAGAGCTTGACAGGCAACACCATCTTAGGCAGAGAGGAGTTTCACTTAGAGCGAGCTGCTGAGTTCTGTGTTACGAGGCAGACGGAGGTGCAGGGACGACAGGTGACAGTGGTGGACACGCCAGGATGGTTCTCTTCCCAGGATACTCCGCCTTCCTATAAACAGGAGTTAGTCAGGGGAGCCTCTCTTTGCCCTCCAGGTCCACACGCCTTCTTGCTCGTCATCCCTGTTGGCATGTTCACCGAGGTGGACCGTGCTCGCGTTGAGGAACACGTGAGCCTCTTTGGGGAGGATGTGTGGAGGCATACAATTGTGGTGTTCACCTGGGCGGAGGTGTTGAAGAAGATCTCCATCGAAAGGTACATTCGTAGGGAGGGTAAAGATCTGCAGTGGGTGCTGGAGAAATGCAAGCGGAGGTACTTTGTTATTAACAACTGCGAATTTGGGGAGAATCCCCAAGTGGGACACTTAATAGAGAAGGTGGAGAAGATGGTGGCAAAAGAGGGTGGGCACTATAATCCAGAAGTGGTGAAGGAGAAGAAACCTGTAGATGAGAACCGGAATTCGTCCAAGGAGGCAGAGGAGCTGGGAGCCCAGCCCAAACAAAACTCTGAAGTGGGTTTGTCAAAAGCCAGAGAGGTGGAGGCGCTTTCAA GTCTCAGTGATGTTTACTGCCAACAGTCTTTTCTGCAAAGAAGATGA
- the maf1b gene encoding MAF1 homolog, negative regulator of RNA polymerase III b, translating to MKLLENSSFEALSSRLCVETGESRILGRIESYSCKMAGDDKHMFKQFCQEGEPHVLEALSPPQSTSATSPSQLGKSSEDGENPLSDKCCRKTLFYLITTLNESFRPDYDFSAARAHEFSREPSLNWVANAVNSSLFSAVGEEFNSLGPELWNAIDQEINLQGCDIYSYNPDLDSDPFGEEGSLWSFNYFFYNKKLKRIVFFTCRSVSVLSGYGRGSLDNELDMELDDEEEMDGFTEDSCPRALCV from the exons ATGAAGCTGTTGGAAAACTCCAGCTTTGAAGCTCTCAGCTCCCGGCTGTGTGTTGAAACAGGGGAGTCCCGCATCCTTGGCAG GATCGAGAGCTACTCCTGCAAGATGGCAGGAGACGATAAACACATGTTCAAGCAGTTCTGCCAGGAGGGGGAGCCGCATGTCCTGGAGGCCCTCTCCCCTCCTCAGTCCACCAGCGCCACCAGCCCTTCACA GCTGGGGAAAAGCAGCGAGGATGGAGAAAACCCTCTGAGTGACAAGTGTTGCAGGAAGACTCTTTTCTATCTCATCACCACGCTCAACGAGTCCTTCAGGCCGGACTATGACTTCAGCGCCGCGCGAGCTCACGAGTTCAGCCGAGAGCCCAGCCTCAACTGG GTGGCTAACGCAGTGAACAGCAGTCTGTTCTCAGCAGTGGGAGAAGAGTTTAACTCTCTGGGACCCGAGCTGTGGAATGCTATCGACCAGGAGATCAACCTGCAGGGCTGCGACATTTACAG CTACAACCCGGATCTGGACTCGGACCCTTTTGGTGAAGAGGGGAGTCTCTGGTCCTTCAACTACTTCTTCTACAACAAGAAACTGAAGAGGATTGTATTCTTCACATGTCGCTCCGTCAG CGTCCTGAGCGGTTATGGCCGCGGCAGCCTCGACAATGAGCTGGACATGGAGCTGGACgatgaagaggaaatggatggCTTCACTGAGGACAG CTGCCccagagctctgtgtgtgtaa
- the gimap4 gene encoding GTPase IMAP family member 4 isoform X3 — MEANKPLQTSAGQTSGPDEVARKAGAEAKEANRLDEVRLVVLGWRWPGKSLTGNTILGREEFHLERAAEFCVTRQTEVQGRQVTVVDTPGWFSSQDTPPSYKQELVRGASLCPPGPHAFLLVIPVGMFTEVDRARVEEHVSLFGEDVWRHTIVVFTWAEVLKKISIERYIRREGKDLQWVLEKCKRRYFVINNCEFGENPQVGHLIEKVEKMVAKEGGHYNPEVVKEKKPVDENRNSSKEAEELGAQPKQNSEVGLSKAREVEALSN; from the exons ATGGAAGCGAATAAACCACTTCAGACCTCAG CTGGACAAACCTCTGGACCAGACGAGGTGGCCAGAAAGGCAGGAGCTGAAGCCAAGGAGGCCAACCGCCTGGATGAAGTTCGTCTGGTGGTGTTGGGATGGAGGTGGCCGGGGAAGAGCTTGACAGGCAACACCATCTTAGGCAGAGAGGAGTTTCACTTAGAGCGAGCTGCTGAGTTCTGTGTTACGAGGCAGACGGAGGTGCAGGGACGACAGGTGACAGTGGTGGACACGCCAGGATGGTTCTCTTCCCAGGATACTCCGCCTTCCTATAAACAGGAGTTAGTCAGGGGAGCCTCTCTTTGCCCTCCAGGTCCACACGCCTTCTTGCTCGTCATCCCTGTTGGCATGTTCACCGAGGTGGACCGTGCTCGCGTTGAGGAACACGTGAGCCTCTTTGGGGAGGATGTGTGGAGGCATACAATTGTGGTGTTCACCTGGGCGGAGGTGTTGAAGAAGATCTCCATCGAAAGGTACATTCGTAGGGAGGGTAAAGATCTGCAGTGGGTGCTGGAGAAATGCAAGCGGAGGTACTTTGTTATTAACAACTGCGAATTTGGGGAGAATCCCCAAGTGGGACACTTAATAGAGAAGGTGGAGAAGATGGTGGCAAAAGAGGGTGGGCACTATAATCCAGAAGTGGTGAAGGAGAAGAAACCTGTAGATGAGAACCGGAATTCGTCCAAGGAGGCAGAGGAGCTGGGAGCCCAGCCCAAACAAAACTCTGAAGTGGGTTTGTCAAAAGCCAGAGAGGTGGAGGCGCTTTCAA
- the gimap4 gene encoding GTPase IMAP family member 4 isoform X2 — translation MEANKPLQTSAGQTSGPDEVARKAGAEAKEANRLDEVRLVVLGWRWPGKSLTGNTILGREEFHLERAAEFCVTRQTEVQGRQVTVVDTPGWFSSQDTPPSYKQELVRGASLCPPGPHAFLLVIPVGMFTEVDRARVEEHVSLFGEDVWRHTIVVFTWAEVLKKISIERYIRREGKDLQWVLEKCKRRYFVINNCEFGENPQVGHLIEKVEKMVAKEGGHYNPEVVKEKKPVDENRNSSKEAEELGAQPKQNSEVGLSKAREVEALSSE, via the exons ATGGAAGCGAATAAACCACTTCAGACCTCAG CTGGACAAACCTCTGGACCAGACGAGGTGGCCAGAAAGGCAGGAGCTGAAGCCAAGGAGGCCAACCGCCTGGATGAAGTTCGTCTGGTGGTGTTGGGATGGAGGTGGCCGGGGAAGAGCTTGACAGGCAACACCATCTTAGGCAGAGAGGAGTTTCACTTAGAGCGAGCTGCTGAGTTCTGTGTTACGAGGCAGACGGAGGTGCAGGGACGACAGGTGACAGTGGTGGACACGCCAGGATGGTTCTCTTCCCAGGATACTCCGCCTTCCTATAAACAGGAGTTAGTCAGGGGAGCCTCTCTTTGCCCTCCAGGTCCACACGCCTTCTTGCTCGTCATCCCTGTTGGCATGTTCACCGAGGTGGACCGTGCTCGCGTTGAGGAACACGTGAGCCTCTTTGGGGAGGATGTGTGGAGGCATACAATTGTGGTGTTCACCTGGGCGGAGGTGTTGAAGAAGATCTCCATCGAAAGGTACATTCGTAGGGAGGGTAAAGATCTGCAGTGGGTGCTGGAGAAATGCAAGCGGAGGTACTTTGTTATTAACAACTGCGAATTTGGGGAGAATCCCCAAGTGGGACACTTAATAGAGAAGGTGGAGAAGATGGTGGCAAAAGAGGGTGGGCACTATAATCCAGAAGTGGTGAAGGAGAAGAAACCTGTAGATGAGAACCGGAATTCGTCCAAGGAGGCAGAGGAGCTGGGAGCCCAGCCCAAACAAAACTCTGAAGTGGGTTTGTCAAAAGCCAGAGAGGTGGAGGCGCTTTCAAGTGAGTGA
- the arl8 gene encoding ADP-ribosylation factor-like 8 — protein sequence MGLILAKLWSFFCNQEHKVIIVGLDNAGKTTILYQFLMNEVVHTSPTIGSNVEEIVVKNTHFLMWDIGGQESLRSSWNTYYSNTEFIILVVDSTDRERLAISKEELYRMLAHEDLRKAAVLIFANKQDMKDCMSAAEISKYLTLSSIKDHPWHIQSCCALTGEGLCQGLEWMTSRAGLR from the exons ATGGGCCTCATACTCGCCAAACTGTGGAGCTTCTTTTGTAACCAAG agcacAAGGTGATCATTGTGGGACTAGATAATGCAGGGAAAACCACTATCCTCTACCAATT tCTAATGAATGAGGTGGTCCATACTTCTCCCACCATTGGAAGCAATGTGGAAGAAATAGTGGTGAAGAACACCCACTTTTTAATGTGGGACATAGGTGGGCAGGAGTCTCTCAGATCATCTTGGAACACCTACTACTCCAACACAGAG TTCATCATTCTGGTGGTGGACAGCACAGACCGAGAGAGGCTGGCTATCTCTAAAGAGGAGCTCTACAGGATGCTGGCCCATGAG GACCTGCGGAAAGCAGCTGTGTTGATATTCGCCAATAAGCAGGATATGAAGGACTGTATGTCTGCAGCAGAGATCTCTAAATACCTCACCCTGAGCTCCATCAAAGACCACCCCTGGCACATACAGTCCTGCTGTGCACTTACAGGAGAGGG GTTATGTCAAGGCCTTGAATGGATGACCTCCAGAGCCGGACTCAGATAG
- the nsun6 gene encoding putative methyltransferase NSUN6 isoform X1, which yields MSIFPRISLKPEVTEYLKSVFLNKEVLTAVGHQEAEHRFHKLLSCLSHPPSYTCVRASTHLAPLEEIRQRLAEELRKQQMCSSSAEEVSVQILPHPRIADVLILPVEGPRPVKQLSSEVVVGAQCGSAVLRGAHVFAPGILGSPKYMKAGDLVSVFSDLEGRCTRGATSFQGKKVFVGNGVAEMDRSTIFCTDEPARGIGIRMVEPLYRSPSFDGVLPSLVFLQNLPSVVVGHVLGPRPGERILDMCAAPGGKTCHIAALMGDQGEVVALDRIRNKIDRIRQNAQMLHLQSVQAHCFNSTQAVSSDPAQETEGPPFPPESFDRVLLDAPCSGLGQRPNMGSTWSLKEICSYQPLQRKLFHAAVRLLKKGGVLVYSTCTVTLAENEEQVAWALDTFPCLSLQPQEPHIGAEGMPGAGLPPEQLRLLQRFSPELSWEQTETTAPLPCRADSDTIGFFIAKFLKN from the exons ATGTCGATTTTCCCACGAATTTCCCTGAAGCCTGAAGTGACTGAATATCTTAAGAGTGTATTCTTAAACAAGGAG GTTTTAACGGCGGTGGGTCATCAGGAGGCAGAGCATCGTTTCCACAAGCTGCTCTCATGTCTGTCTCACCCACCTTCATACACCTGCGTACGAGCCAGCACCCATCTCGCCCCCCTTGAGGAGATCAGGCAGCGGCTGGCGGAAGAGCTGAGGAAG CAGCAGATGTGCAGCTCGTCAGCAGAGGAAGTCTCTGTGCAGATTCTGCCACACCCACGAATTGCAGATGTGCTGATCCTTCCTGTTGAAGGTCCGAG ACCTGTGAAGCAGCTCAGCTCAGAGGTGGTGGTGGGCGCTCAGTGTGGCAGCGCCGTGCTGAGAGGCGCTCACGTCTTTGCCCCGGGGATCCTCGGCAGCCCCAAAT ACATGAAGGCGGGGGATTTGGTGTCCGTCTTCTCTGACCTGGAGGGCAGGTGCACCCGAGGAGCCACCAGCTTCCAGGGGAAGAAGGTATTTGTGGGTAACGGAGTAGCCGAAATGGATCGCTCCACTATCTTCTGCACAGATGAGCCTGCCAG aggtATCGGTATCCGAATGGTGGAGCCGCTTTACAGAAGTCCATCCTTTGATGGTGTTTTACCTAGCCTAGTGTTCCTGCAG AACCTCCCGTCTGTGGTTGTGGGACACGTGCTCGGGCCTCGTCCTGGAGAGCGCATCCTGGATATGTGCGCTGCGCCTGGAGGGAAGACCTGCCACATTGCTGCGCTCATGGGAGATCAG GGAGAGGTCGTAGCCTTGGACAGGATCCGGAATAAGATCGACCGCATTCGTCAAAATGCACAAATGTTGCATTTGCAAAGCGTGCAGGCGCACTGCTTTAACAGCACTCAGGCTGTGAGCAGTGACCCAGCACAGGAAACTGAAG GACCTCCGTTCCCTCCGGAGAGTTTTGACCGGGTTCTGCTCGATGCTCCCTGCAGCGGCCTCGGACAGAGACCCAACATGGGCAGCACCTGGAGCCTCAAAGAGATCTGCTCCTACCAGCCACTGCAGCGCAAGTTATTTCATGCT GCGGTGCGGCTGCTGAAGAAAGGTGGTGTTTTGGTGTACAGCACCTGCACAGTGACTCTAGCAGAGAACGAGGAGCAGGTAGCTTGGGCCCTTGACACCTTCCCCTGCCTCTCACTTCAGCCACAG gagCCCCACATCGGTGCTGAAGGCATGCCTGGAGCCGGCCTTCCACCTGAGCAGCTGCGCCTCCTCCAGAGGTTCAGTCCCGAGCTGAGCTGGGAGCAGACGGAAACTACAGCCCCGCTCCCCTGCAGAGCCGACAGCGACACTATCGGCTTCTTTATTGCTAAGTTCCTGAAAAACTAA
- the nsun6 gene encoding putative methyltransferase NSUN6 isoform X2 translates to MSIFPRISLKPEVTEYLKSVFLNKEVLTAVGHQEAEHRFHKLLSCLSHPPSYTCVRASTHLAPLEEIRQRLAEELRKQMCSSSAEEVSVQILPHPRIADVLILPVEGPRPVKQLSSEVVVGAQCGSAVLRGAHVFAPGILGSPKYMKAGDLVSVFSDLEGRCTRGATSFQGKKVFVGNGVAEMDRSTIFCTDEPARGIGIRMVEPLYRSPSFDGVLPSLVFLQNLPSVVVGHVLGPRPGERILDMCAAPGGKTCHIAALMGDQGEVVALDRIRNKIDRIRQNAQMLHLQSVQAHCFNSTQAVSSDPAQETEGPPFPPESFDRVLLDAPCSGLGQRPNMGSTWSLKEICSYQPLQRKLFHAAVRLLKKGGVLVYSTCTVTLAENEEQVAWALDTFPCLSLQPQEPHIGAEGMPGAGLPPEQLRLLQRFSPELSWEQTETTAPLPCRADSDTIGFFIAKFLKN, encoded by the exons ATGTCGATTTTCCCACGAATTTCCCTGAAGCCTGAAGTGACTGAATATCTTAAGAGTGTATTCTTAAACAAGGAG GTTTTAACGGCGGTGGGTCATCAGGAGGCAGAGCATCGTTTCCACAAGCTGCTCTCATGTCTGTCTCACCCACCTTCATACACCTGCGTACGAGCCAGCACCCATCTCGCCCCCCTTGAGGAGATCAGGCAGCGGCTGGCGGAAGAGCTGAGGAAG CAGATGTGCAGCTCGTCAGCAGAGGAAGTCTCTGTGCAGATTCTGCCACACCCACGAATTGCAGATGTGCTGATCCTTCCTGTTGAAGGTCCGAG ACCTGTGAAGCAGCTCAGCTCAGAGGTGGTGGTGGGCGCTCAGTGTGGCAGCGCCGTGCTGAGAGGCGCTCACGTCTTTGCCCCGGGGATCCTCGGCAGCCCCAAAT ACATGAAGGCGGGGGATTTGGTGTCCGTCTTCTCTGACCTGGAGGGCAGGTGCACCCGAGGAGCCACCAGCTTCCAGGGGAAGAAGGTATTTGTGGGTAACGGAGTAGCCGAAATGGATCGCTCCACTATCTTCTGCACAGATGAGCCTGCCAG aggtATCGGTATCCGAATGGTGGAGCCGCTTTACAGAAGTCCATCCTTTGATGGTGTTTTACCTAGCCTAGTGTTCCTGCAG AACCTCCCGTCTGTGGTTGTGGGACACGTGCTCGGGCCTCGTCCTGGAGAGCGCATCCTGGATATGTGCGCTGCGCCTGGAGGGAAGACCTGCCACATTGCTGCGCTCATGGGAGATCAG GGAGAGGTCGTAGCCTTGGACAGGATCCGGAATAAGATCGACCGCATTCGTCAAAATGCACAAATGTTGCATTTGCAAAGCGTGCAGGCGCACTGCTTTAACAGCACTCAGGCTGTGAGCAGTGACCCAGCACAGGAAACTGAAG GACCTCCGTTCCCTCCGGAGAGTTTTGACCGGGTTCTGCTCGATGCTCCCTGCAGCGGCCTCGGACAGAGACCCAACATGGGCAGCACCTGGAGCCTCAAAGAGATCTGCTCCTACCAGCCACTGCAGCGCAAGTTATTTCATGCT GCGGTGCGGCTGCTGAAGAAAGGTGGTGTTTTGGTGTACAGCACCTGCACAGTGACTCTAGCAGAGAACGAGGAGCAGGTAGCTTGGGCCCTTGACACCTTCCCCTGCCTCTCACTTCAGCCACAG gagCCCCACATCGGTGCTGAAGGCATGCCTGGAGCCGGCCTTCCACCTGAGCAGCTGCGCCTCCTCCAGAGGTTCAGTCCCGAGCTGAGCTGGGAGCAGACGGAAACTACAGCCCCGCTCCCCTGCAGAGCCGACAGCGACACTATCGGCTTCTTTATTGCTAAGTTCCTGAAAAACTAA